A genomic segment from Candidatus Brocadia sinica JPN1 encodes:
- the mtaB gene encoding tRNA (N(6)-L-threonylcarbamoyladenosine(37)-C(2))-methylthiotransferase MtaB, producing the protein MKTCAFITLGCKVNQYETQALRESLTSKGFVEIVPEQAADLYVINTCTVTSASDEKSRQYIKWVRRKNPSATVVVTGCYAEADSEAIKNIEGVDYVITKAEEAYLAEIVSRGTVHRAPTQETSVPSESSNDHKNPPPLSPLPLGGRKTRGITILPALHGVGKGEGENRFSGGKSLSEPTEDPIYNLKISHFAGHTRAFLKIEDGCDLYCSYCIIPYVRGGIKSRRPQDIFEEARRLIDNGYKEIILTGIHLGAYGKDEQENYRLLDIIQILSNLSGLERIRLSSIEANEITHDLIDLVVHTKKICPHFHIPLQSGDDFILKRMNRKYTSSHYLEILGSIRSKIDSPSVTTDVIVGFPGEKDVHFENTIGLCKNAGFSRMHIFPFSAREGTPAAKMTDHCPPQIIKRRKALLDATAKTLAFSYKKQFLGTHAEVLVEAERDSKTNKLCGYSERYIKVLFDGPDTVKNSIVSVQIEEVTPLLVMGTLQ; encoded by the coding sequence ATGAAGACATGCGCCTTTATTACACTTGGATGCAAGGTTAATCAGTATGAGACCCAGGCACTCCGGGAATCCCTTACCTCAAAGGGATTTGTAGAAATCGTCCCTGAACAGGCTGCAGACCTTTACGTAATCAACACCTGCACGGTCACCTCAGCCAGTGATGAAAAATCACGACAATATATTAAATGGGTTAGACGGAAAAACCCGAGTGCGACAGTTGTCGTTACTGGTTGTTATGCCGAGGCAGATTCAGAAGCCATAAAAAACATAGAAGGGGTAGACTATGTGATTACCAAGGCGGAAGAGGCATACCTGGCAGAAATCGTAAGCAGGGGCACGGTGCACCGTGCCCCTACGCAAGAAACATCCGTGCCTTCAGAAAGTTCAAATGACCATAAAAATCCCCCTCCCCTTAGCCCCCTCCCGCTTGGGGGAAGAAAAACAAGGGGAATAACAATTCTCCCCGCCCTTCATGGGGTGGGTAAGGGGGAGGGTGAAAATAGATTTTCAGGTGGAAAATCTCTTTCCGAACCGACTGAAGACCCCATTTATAATCTTAAGATAAGCCATTTTGCAGGTCATACAAGGGCATTCCTCAAGATCGAAGACGGATGTGACTTGTATTGTTCCTATTGCATCATCCCTTACGTTCGGGGAGGTATCAAGAGCCGGAGGCCACAGGATATTTTTGAAGAAGCAAGACGTTTAATTGATAATGGTTACAAAGAGATTATACTGACCGGTATCCATCTGGGGGCTTATGGCAAGGACGAGCAGGAAAACTACCGTTTATTGGATATTATTCAGATACTCAGTAATTTATCAGGACTAGAAAGAATCCGGCTAAGCTCGATTGAAGCGAATGAAATAACGCACGACTTAATCGACCTTGTTGTGCATACAAAAAAGATATGTCCTCACTTCCATATTCCATTACAAAGTGGAGATGATTTTATTCTTAAGAGGATGAACAGGAAATACACCTCATCGCACTATTTAGAGATACTTGGTAGCATTCGTTCAAAGATTGATTCACCATCAGTTACTACGGATGTTATAGTGGGTTTTCCTGGAGAAAAAGATGTACATTTTGAAAATACCATCGGTCTTTGTAAGAATGCTGGTTTTAGCCGTATGCATATATTCCCTTTCAGCGCACGGGAAGGCACTCCAGCGGCGAAGATGACTGACCATTGCCCACCTCAAATTATTAAGCGAAGAAAAGCACTGTTAGACGCTACGGCAAAGACTTTAGCCTTTTCCTACAAAAAACAATTTTTAGGCACTCATGCAGAAGTGCTCGTAGAAGCAGAAAGGGATTCCAAAACGAATAAATTATGTGGATACTCTGAACGGTACATCAAGGTCTTATTTGACGGCCCAGACACGGTCAAAAATTCAATTGTTTCGGTACAGATAGAAGAGGTTACCCCTTTGCTTGTGATGGGAACTTTACAATAA
- a CDS encoding glycosyltransferase family 4 protein: MKLAILTYHHEPFSHRIYRENIERELVLLGIEVFPFTDDNPIPKECDLVWEPGIAGSRSPHPSLKNTQRPVVVTVHGVGPFTMSWYEIYPNLLQALRGKIQEHRTLSAWQWFWKKISAVITVSEFAAQEISSVFSIPRHMIYPVYHGIDHTIFYADGKKSDIEYPYLLHVSQYKPKKNTDRILAAYANLPEDKRPAFVAILPGYKEKKIAIKGVKLIAEECSSAELATWYRSGMGFVFPSLHETFGMPILEAMACGCPVITSNISACPEVTGDAALFVNPRSVASITSAMKHLIEDKSLRQSFRQKGLVRSQQFTWRKSAEKHLEIFEKVLAENREPKIRNEIN; the protein is encoded by the coding sequence TTGAAACTTGCTATTCTAACCTACCATCACGAACCTTTCAGTCACCGTATTTATCGCGAAAACATCGAGCGTGAGCTGGTTTTGCTCGGAATAGAGGTATTCCCTTTTACGGACGATAACCCTATTCCAAAAGAATGCGATCTTGTGTGGGAACCGGGGATTGCTGGCAGCCGTTCACCTCACCCAAGTTTAAAAAATACTCAACGACCTGTTGTAGTAACTGTGCATGGAGTCGGCCCTTTTACCATGTCATGGTATGAAATCTATCCAAACCTTTTACAAGCTTTACGTGGGAAAATACAGGAACACAGAACATTGAGTGCCTGGCAGTGGTTTTGGAAAAAGATTTCTGCAGTAATTACCGTTTCTGAGTTTGCGGCACAGGAGATATCCAGTGTTTTCAGCATTCCACGGCACATGATTTACCCTGTTTATCATGGCATTGACCATACTATTTTTTACGCAGATGGTAAAAAATCAGACATTGAATATCCTTACCTGTTGCATGTATCACAGTACAAACCGAAAAAGAATACAGATCGCATTCTGGCAGCTTATGCAAATTTGCCAGAAGATAAGAGGCCTGCCTTCGTAGCAATCCTGCCAGGCTATAAAGAGAAAAAAATTGCCATAAAAGGCGTCAAACTCATTGCTGAGGAATGTTCTTCAGCAGAACTGGCAACATGGTACCGGAGTGGGATGGGATTTGTGTTTCCGTCGTTGCACGAAACGTTCGGCATGCCTATTCTGGAGGCTATGGCATGCGGGTGCCCGGTAATTACCTCTAATATCAGCGCCTGCCCTGAGGTAACCGGGGATGCTGCCTTATTCGTAAATCCGCGTTCTGTGGCTAGTATTACCAGCGCCATGAAACATTTGATAGAAGACAAATCACTGCGTCAATCGTTCCGCCAGAAGGGTCTGGTTCGGTCTCAGCAATTTACCTGGCGGAAAAGTGCGGAAAAGCATCTGGAAATTTTTGAAAAAGTATTGGCAGAAAATCGAGAACCCAAGATCAGAAACGAGATAAACTAG
- the argJ gene encoding bifunctional glutamate N-acetyltransferase/amino-acid acetyltransferase ArgJ, whose protein sequence is MEVITTGCIVAPTGFKAGATYCGIKTAKDSFDLGIIFSEFPATGAALFTTNQIYAAPVKLSRKIIQKGRVRAFVINSGNANACTGEQGYKDAEAMGQIAAKCLKTPEDEILVASTGIIGRPLPMDKIFTGIKTAAATLGNTPEHGNTMARAIMTTDTKQKDIAVRLKINNKDVTIGGITKGAGMIAPNLATMLCFLTTDVSMPASLLNECLRNSAESSFNRITIDGHMSTNDTIAIIANGASGVNIPSKNNDLRIFQQGLDYVTSYLAKAIVMDGEGATKFIQIDVVGAWSRSDATKIARSIADSPLVKTAMNGEDPNWGRIVSAAGYAGVELDESKTNLYINDILIFAKGMPTQCDLNVLSTSMKGRDIKIRLELGLGDFKDTIWTCDLSHEYVTINAEYHT, encoded by the coding sequence ATGGAAGTAATAACGACAGGATGTATTGTTGCCCCCACGGGTTTTAAGGCAGGCGCTACCTATTGTGGAATCAAAACAGCAAAAGACAGTTTTGATCTGGGAATTATCTTTTCAGAATTTCCTGCAACTGGCGCCGCCTTGTTTACCACAAACCAGATTTATGCCGCACCGGTAAAGCTTAGCAGAAAAATCATTCAAAAGGGTCGCGTGCGTGCCTTCGTCATCAACAGCGGCAACGCGAATGCGTGCACAGGAGAGCAGGGTTACAAAGATGCCGAAGCGATGGGGCAGATTGCGGCAAAATGCCTGAAAACTCCCGAGGATGAGATACTGGTCGCCTCTACCGGGATTATTGGCAGGCCGCTTCCCATGGATAAGATTTTTACGGGTATTAAGACCGCTGCAGCGACTTTGGGAAACACCCCGGAGCATGGCAATACCATGGCACGGGCCATCATGACGACGGATACAAAACAAAAAGACATTGCCGTCAGGTTAAAGATAAACAACAAAGATGTAACGATTGGCGGTATTACGAAGGGAGCGGGGATGATTGCACCAAACCTCGCAACCATGCTGTGTTTTCTTACGACAGACGTCTCCATGCCTGCCTCACTGCTCAACGAATGCCTCAGAAATTCAGCAGAATCCTCCTTTAACCGCATCACCATTGACGGCCACATGAGCACCAACGACACCATCGCTATTATCGCAAACGGTGCATCCGGGGTAAACATCCCCTCGAAAAATAACGATTTACGAATCTTTCAACAAGGACTGGATTATGTAACCAGCTATCTGGCAAAGGCCATTGTGATGGATGGTGAGGGTGCTACAAAATTTATTCAGATTGATGTGGTTGGTGCATGGTCACGCAGTGATGCAACAAAGATAGCCAGATCCATTGCAGATTCTCCACTGGTAAAGACGGCAATGAACGGAGAAGACCCCAACTGGGGACGCATCGTCTCTGCCGCCGGTTATGCAGGTGTGGAACTGGATGAATCAAAGACCAATCTCTACATCAACGACATCCTGATCTTTGCCAAAGGGATGCCAACACAGTGCGACCTCAATGTCCTTAGTACCTCCATGAAAGGTAGAGATATCAAAATTCGCCTGGAACTTGGGCTGGGGGATTTCAAGGACACTATCTGGACGTGTGACTTGTCTCATGAATACGTTACCATTAATGCAGAATACCATACATGA
- a CDS encoding sulfotransferase family protein, translating to MRIPDFFIVGAPKSGTTAMCAYLRQHPEIFMPGKKESHFFGTDLNSPRFIRDREIYLSLFSWAKDEKRVGESSVWYLYSKKAASEIKEFSPSASIIIMLRNPVDMLYSQHSQFLYNGNEDIACFEEAINAEDDRKRGLRIPPGVHFIESLFYRETVKYTEQVRRYYDVFGRENVHVIIYDDFKMDTVNVYRENLRFLGVRGDFQPEFRTINPNKRVRSNILRNLLQNPPQIVRVLGKFFMTHTLHQRFVKKLTSFNMKYETRPPMGTELRKRLQAEFALEIEQLSELLRRDLTHWCKT from the coding sequence ATGAGAATACCAGATTTCTTCATTGTCGGCGCGCCGAAAAGTGGGACAACCGCTATGTGCGCGTATCTCAGGCAACATCCGGAGATTTTCATGCCGGGAAAAAAGGAGTCTCACTTTTTTGGTACCGATCTTAATTCACCGAGATTCATCAGAGACAGAGAAATATATCTTTCTTTATTTTCCTGGGCAAAAGATGAAAAGAGGGTCGGAGAATCCTCGGTTTGGTATCTTTATTCAAAAAAGGCTGCTTCTGAAATTAAGGAATTTTCACCTTCCGCAAGCATTATTATTATGTTGAGAAATCCCGTGGACATGCTCTATTCTCAGCATAGCCAATTTCTTTATAATGGTAATGAAGATATCGCATGTTTCGAAGAGGCCATTAACGCCGAGGATGATAGAAAACGCGGCTTACGCATACCGCCTGGCGTCCATTTTATCGAAAGTCTTTTTTACCGGGAAACAGTAAAATATACTGAACAGGTTCGGAGATATTACGATGTTTTTGGAAGAGAAAATGTGCATGTCATTATTTATGATGACTTTAAAATGGATACAGTCAACGTTTACCGGGAAAATCTGCGCTTTTTAGGTGTAAGAGGGGATTTTCAGCCGGAGTTTAGAACTATCAATCCGAATAAGCGTGTACGCAGCAATATATTACGAAACCTTTTACAAAATCCACCGCAAATCGTCAGGGTGCTTGGTAAATTTTTTATGACTCACACGCTGCACCAGAGGTTTGTTAAAAAACTGACGTCTTTCAATATGAAATACGAGACTCGTCCACCTATGGGTACGGAGCTAAGGAAGAGACTACAAGCTGAGTTTGCATTAGAGATAGAACAATTAAGCGAACTTTTAAGACGTGACTTGACTCATTGGTGTAAAACATAA
- a CDS encoding sulfotransferase, producing the protein MEYRQKHRCAGDTRKLKYFLTQQNSNQNSYHGVMEWCIIDNYMNNKSNWLGPVAIGGVGGSGTRVIAEILIQLGFYLGKDMNPARDNLWFTLLFKRPDWFFKKVTRKESHIMKGLSIFEKAMTAHGKPHSEELSFIMRAVVEMMFKGHDYSGSGRGLWPIRRAVTMLHSKKINRLKYLGWGWKEPNTHIYLEYLNNHFHRLKYIHLMRHGIDMAYSRNQSQLYNWGRMFGIAVNDSSIPLPRLSLQYWNEANRKAITLGRKHLKERFLVINFDKLCTDPRHEIELLIHFLGLDTRCVNMDELERLPRLPESAGRYRKYDLSIFGKEEIEAVRELGFIVDI; encoded by the coding sequence TTGGAGTACAGACAAAAGCATAGATGCGCAGGAGACACCAGAAAACTGAAATACTTCCTGACGCAGCAAAACAGCAACCAAAATTCTTACCATGGAGTAATGGAGTGGTGTATTATCGATAACTATATGAATAACAAATCAAACTGGCTGGGGCCGGTTGCCATTGGCGGCGTTGGGGGGAGTGGTACAAGGGTTATTGCCGAAATTCTCATACAACTCGGTTTTTACCTGGGAAAAGATATGAACCCCGCCCGTGATAATTTATGGTTTACACTACTATTCAAGAGGCCTGATTGGTTTTTTAAAAAAGTAACCAGGAAAGAATCGCACATTATGAAAGGCCTCAGCATCTTTGAAAAGGCAATGACTGCTCATGGAAAACCCCACTCTGAAGAATTGAGTTTTATCATGCGTGCGGTTGTTGAAATGATGTTTAAAGGGCATGATTATTCAGGATCGGGTCGCGGTTTATGGCCAATAAGGAGGGCAGTAACCATGCTCCACTCAAAAAAAATTAACCGTTTAAAATACCTGGGTTGGGGCTGGAAAGAACCGAATACCCATATTTATCTTGAGTATTTAAACAACCATTTTCACCGTTTGAAATACATACATCTTATGCGACATGGAATCGATATGGCATATAGCCGTAATCAATCCCAATTATACAACTGGGGAAGGATGTTTGGAATTGCAGTGAATGATTCATCGATTCCTCTTCCCAGGCTATCGCTTCAGTACTGGAATGAGGCGAATAGAAAAGCGATAACCCTTGGCCGAAAACACCTAAAGGAAAGGTTCCTGGTTATTAATTTCGACAAGCTGTGCACGGATCCACGACATGAAATAGAATTGTTAATACATTTTCTGGGATTAGATACCAGATGTGTAAATATGGATGAATTGGAAAGACTCCCCAGATTACCGGAATCTGCTGGCCGCTATAGAAAGTATGATTTATCCATTTTTGGCAAAGAGGAAATTGAAGCTGTAAGGGAATTAGGGTTTATTGTCGATATTTAG
- a CDS encoding class I SAM-dependent methyltransferase: MADTIEYHNPLGKSDYLSIQHLERYKFSVSRLKPGQRLLDIACGAGYGTALLLKHGCKAVGADYDEQAVADAQTRYKYGNFVRADVLDIPFKDESFDVVVSFETIEHVHDGNSFLSEVYRVLKPGGTFLCSTPNLRYTAHPPYHVKEYCPEEFYGLVEQRFSQVERYGQYFKPLDRASDLYHRHFHAFFVSLLEKTNIKKTSKCILRPAVRKGIENPACQSPGDLMIGQAFQENGNSYYRVRPFINTKRLRIMVVAAKKGTD; this comes from the coding sequence ATGGCTGATACTATTGAGTATCATAACCCACTCGGCAAATCAGACTATTTGTCAATTCAGCATCTGGAACGGTATAAGTTCTCCGTTTCTCGTCTTAAACCAGGCCAGCGGTTATTGGATATTGCTTGTGGTGCCGGTTACGGAACTGCCCTGCTTTTAAAACATGGTTGTAAAGCTGTAGGTGCCGATTATGATGAACAGGCGGTCGCTGATGCTCAAACCAGATACAAGTATGGAAATTTTGTAAGGGCTGATGTCTTAGACATTCCATTTAAAGACGAATCTTTTGACGTCGTGGTAAGTTTTGAAACCATAGAACACGTCCATGATGGCAACAGTTTTCTTTCCGAGGTATATCGGGTATTAAAGCCCGGCGGCACCTTCCTCTGCTCTACTCCAAACCTTCGGTACACAGCCCATCCACCGTACCATGTCAAGGAATACTGCCCCGAAGAATTTTACGGACTTGTAGAGCAGCGATTTTCTCAGGTGGAACGTTATGGTCAGTATTTCAAACCTTTAGACAGAGCATCCGACTTATATCATCGGCATTTCCATGCCTTTTTCGTTTCTCTCCTTGAGAAGACGAATATCAAAAAAACGTCAAAATGCATACTCCGTCCTGCTGTCAGGAAAGGCATAGAAAATCCTGCATGTCAATCTCCTGGAGATTTGATGATCGGGCAGGCTTTTCAAGAAAATGGTAATTCATACTATCGGGTACGCCCATTCATCAATACGAAACGACTCAGGATAATGGTCGTTGCGGCGAAAAAGGGGACAGATTGA
- the ppa gene encoding inorganic diphosphatase has protein sequence MNLEKIPTGFRPPWDVNVIIEIPLGSEPVKYEVDPDSGAIFVDRFLHTAMFYPCNYGFIPHTLADDGDPVDVLVIAPVRVIPGSVIRCRPIGMLVMRDEEGRDEKVLAVPVDKLHPFYKDVSSYKQLPAILLDQIVHFFKHYKDLEPGKWVELENWHDADEAASYLSTTIERAASQKT, from the coding sequence ATGAACCTTGAAAAGATTCCTACCGGTTTTCGTCCACCCTGGGACGTTAACGTCATTATCGAAATTCCGCTCGGGAGCGAGCCAGTGAAGTATGAGGTCGATCCGGATTCGGGGGCTATCTTCGTGGACCGCTTCTTGCATACTGCGATGTTCTATCCGTGTAATTATGGTTTTATTCCTCATACCTTAGCAGATGATGGCGATCCTGTTGATGTTCTGGTAATTGCACCTGTTCGGGTAATACCTGGATCAGTAATCCGGTGCCGGCCAATTGGCATGTTAGTCATGCGTGACGAAGAAGGCAGGGATGAAAAGGTACTTGCCGTTCCCGTTGACAAACTTCATCCCTTCTACAAAGATGTATCTTCATACAAACAGCTTCCGGCAATTTTGCTCGACCAGATTGTCCACTTCTTCAAACATTACAAGGATCTTGAACCGGGGAAATGGGTAGAGCTAGAAAACTGGCATGATGCGGATGAAGCCGCGAGCTATCTCAGTACGACGATTGAGAGAGCAGCTTCTCAGAAAACATAG
- a CDS encoding phospholipase D-like domain-containing protein: protein MKYLKRTINKLSITVIFVSCIFYNPSSFGLPADDVIPLVDEDYYPQVHQTLTTAKKSIMCVMYIADINPKYNRGWEYNLVNDLITAHKRGVNVTVIFDQNIMFWETGKKRKKTERKSDDAYELLKKNDVPVYYDSNDRVTHNKILIVDNYITIVGSTNWTYSALKKNHEASVLIKSRSVAEAFLEKLGTISKYQPK, encoded by the coding sequence ATGAAATACCTGAAACGCACAATAAATAAACTTTCCATTACGGTCATTTTCGTTTCCTGTATCTTTTACAACCCTTCTTCTTTCGGTCTGCCTGCTGACGATGTCATACCGCTCGTGGATGAAGACTATTACCCACAGGTACACCAGACATTGACCACTGCAAAGAAATCCATCATGTGCGTCATGTACATAGCCGATATTAATCCGAAATATAATCGGGGTTGGGAATATAATCTGGTTAATGACCTTATTACCGCACATAAACGTGGAGTAAATGTAACTGTTATCTTTGATCAAAATATCATGTTTTGGGAAACAGGGAAAAAGCGAAAAAAAACAGAAAGAAAAAGCGACGATGCGTATGAATTGCTCAAAAAAAATGACGTCCCTGTATACTACGACAGTAACGACCGCGTTACCCACAATAAGATATTGATCGTAGACAACTATATTACCATTGTAGGCAGTACGAACTGGACGTATAGCGCACTAAAGAAAAATCATGAGGCATCTGTACTAATAAAGTCACGGAGTGTGGCAGAGGCATTCCTTGAAAAGCTCGGGACAATTTCAAAATACCAGCCGAAGTGA
- the ald gene encoding alanine dehydrogenase, with product MIVGIPKETKPDEYRVALIPAGVEEMLRHGHTVLIEKGAGLGSGISDQEYKKAGAKLIDEPKEIYDQSQLVMKVKEPLPEEYPFLREDQILFTFFHFAASKELTDAVTKTKIVAIAYETIRDEHGQHPILTPMSEVAGRMSIQEGAKYLEKPMLGRGILLGGVPGVAPAEVVIIGGGIVGTNAAKVAAGLGARVTILDISVNRLRYLDDIMPKNVVTLMSNTQNIREKVTSADLLIGAVLVEGARAPRVVTKEMVQTMKSGAVIIDVAIDQGGCVETSKPTTHSNPIYKEYDVIHYCVTNIPGAVACTSTHALTNVTLPYALEIADKGYGRAARENQAILRGVNMVKGRLTNKAVASAFDMTYSTFE from the coding sequence ATGATTGTTGGCATACCGAAAGAAACGAAACCGGACGAATATCGGGTGGCTCTTATTCCTGCTGGCGTGGAGGAGATGCTGAGACACGGGCATACCGTACTTATAGAAAAGGGCGCTGGTTTGGGAAGTGGCATCTCTGACCAGGAATATAAGAAGGCAGGCGCTAAACTCATTGATGAACCAAAAGAAATTTATGATCAGTCACAACTCGTAATGAAGGTTAAAGAACCCCTGCCGGAGGAATACCCTTTCCTGAGGGAAGATCAGATCCTCTTTACGTTTTTTCACTTTGCCGCCTCAAAAGAATTAACGGACGCTGTAACAAAGACAAAAATAGTTGCCATTGCCTACGAAACGATCCGGGATGAACATGGCCAACACCCGATCCTGACACCCATGAGTGAGGTTGCCGGACGAATGTCTATTCAGGAGGGAGCAAAATATCTTGAGAAACCCATGCTTGGACGTGGAATACTTTTGGGTGGAGTACCCGGAGTAGCTCCGGCTGAAGTAGTCATCATAGGCGGTGGTATTGTAGGCACTAATGCCGCAAAGGTGGCCGCTGGGCTTGGGGCACGAGTTACTATCCTCGATATCAGTGTAAATCGACTAAGATACTTGGATGACATCATGCCAAAGAACGTTGTTACACTCATGTCCAATACCCAGAATATCCGGGAAAAAGTAACATCTGCGGACTTACTCATTGGCGCAGTGCTGGTTGAAGGAGCCCGGGCGCCGCGAGTTGTTACAAAGGAAATGGTTCAAACAATGAAATCCGGTGCAGTGATCATTGATGTAGCCATTGACCAGGGGGGATGTGTGGAAACCAGCAAACCAACAACCCATAGTAATCCTATTTACAAGGAATATGATGTTATTCATTACTGTGTGACTAATATTCCCGGTGCCGTGGCATGCACATCAACCCATGCACTAACCAACGTGACGCTGCCATATGCCCTGGAAATTGCTGATAAGGGATACGGACGTGCAGCACGAGAAAACCAGGCCATACTGAGAGGTGTCAACATGGTAAAGGGAAGGCTTACAAACAAGGCAGTTGCAAGCGCTTTTGATATGACATATAGTACATTTGAATAG
- a CDS encoding pyruvoyl-dependent arginine decarboxylase, with translation MMIPRLVFFTKGVGKHKDKLQSFELALRKAGIEKCNLVRVSSIFPPNCKIVTKEQGTAMLKGGQVIFCVMSENSTNEPNRMISASVGMAVPGEHEHYGYLSEHHAYGETEEKSGDYAEDLAATMLATTLGIEFDPAKNYDERKETYRMSGKIVKTRNITQAARGDKNGLWTTVVAAAVFIL, from the coding sequence ATGATGATACCGAGGTTGGTATTCTTTACCAAAGGTGTTGGAAAACACAAAGACAAGTTACAGTCCTTTGAACTCGCCCTGCGAAAAGCTGGCATTGAAAAATGCAACTTAGTGAGGGTGTCAAGTATCTTCCCGCCGAATTGCAAGATTGTTACCAAGGAACAAGGTACTGCAATGCTAAAGGGTGGACAGGTGATTTTTTGCGTAATGAGCGAGAATTCTACCAATGAGCCTAATCGGATGATCTCCGCCTCTGTCGGTATGGCAGTTCCGGGAGAGCACGAACATTATGGATATCTCAGCGAACACCATGCCTATGGTGAAACCGAAGAAAAATCGGGCGATTATGCAGAAGACCTTGCCGCCACCATGCTGGCCACTACTCTGGGTATCGAATTCGACCCTGCAAAAAACTATGATGAACGGAAAGAAACGTATCGGATGAGTGGTAAAATCGTAAAAACCAGAAACATCACACAAGCAGCGCGGGGGGACAAAAATGGCCTGTGGACTACCGTAGTTGCAGCGGCTGTATTTATTTTATAA